The Pirellulales bacterium genome has a window encoding:
- a CDS encoding tetratricopeptide repeat protein — RGQAGDAEEALRCFQQSLEIAEDLQRANPGSAAAARDVSVSLERLGGFYLARGQAGDAEEALRCFQKSLELREQLQRANPGSAAAARDVSVSLNKLGDFYLARGQAGDAEEALRCFQQSLELREQLQRANPGSAAAARDLLISRERMSAVLSKQPSPEAPRQALEYQLQAVEVAEGLYEQNPGSAYFGQTAARSWFLVFHRAQAAGDEPIAAAALNRCYQVLSALIAAGIVLDGQLVGLHSQLQDHFGSSET, encoded by the coding sequence GCGTGGCCAGGCGGGGGACGCCGAGGAGGCGCTGCGCTGCTTCCAACAGTCGCTGGAAATCGCCGAGGACCTGCAGCGAGCGAACCCGGGCTCGGCCGCTGCGGCGCGGGACGTGAGCGTTTCGCTGGAGCGGCTAGGCGGCTTCTATCTGGCGCGTGGCCAGGCGGGGGACGCCGAGGAGGCGCTGCGCTGCTTCCAAAAGTCGCTCGAATTGCGCGAGCAACTGCAGCGAGCGAACCCGGGCTCGGCCGCTGCGGCGCGGGACGTGAGCGTTTCGCTGAACAAGCTGGGCGACTTCTATCTGGCGCGTGGCCAGGCGGGGGACGCCGAGGAGGCGCTGCGCTGCTTCCAACAGTCGCTGGAATTGCGCGAGCAACTGCAGCGAGCGAACCCGGGCTCGGCCGCTGCGGCGCGGGATCTGCTCATCTCGCGGGAGCGAATGAGTGCGGTGCTGAGCAAGCAACCTTCGCCGGAGGCGCCTCGGCAAGCATTGGAGTATCAACTGCAAGCCGTCGAGGTGGCCGAGGGCCTCTATGAGCAGAACCCGGGCTCGGCCTATTTTGGACAAACCGCCGCAAGAAGTTGGTTTCTGGTTTTTCATCGAGCGCAGGCCGCCGGTGATGAGCCGATTGCCGCCGCCGCGCTGAATCGTTGCTACCAGGTGTTATCCGCGCTGATCGCCGCAGGCATTGT